From the Pseudomonas sp. SORT22 genome, one window contains:
- a CDS encoding CHAT domain-containing protein — protein MPKNEYCELELRLAWHDESSYLLDARFMNPSSDTENELVAPVRITFDMAQLRDAVLDAERYGTLLTHLLFSGAGSPLREAYVHARIAAARQHGLRVRLNIQSSAPELHALRWETLQDPDDNSRLLVQENVWFSRFLSARDFRWQPRADSGEISTLVVVANPDDLNTRWNLAAIDSAAELARVTNAVKLGEARASTSIQIRTLDKPASVFNIATALKHKYADVLYIICHGAITSDGKPRLLLEKEDKTSHFIEGKELVERIRDMDERPRLIILASCASAGDEHAGALTAIGPSLAAAGVPAVIAMQGAITQRTSAMFISTLFEELACHGQIDRAVAAARSQVRGESDWWMPVLFMRLRSGRLWPAFAQPDAQFDRWKSIVTDVAKEKCVPILGPGLVESTLGSMGNIAKKWAQLYEFPLAPQHRDRIEHVAQYLKYRQSPNVVVAELQSYLISHIRERYKEQLAIVEDDQGERLRNGKDSDQTLNELMAFVGRHQRQQHKEDVHRLLARLPVPIYINANRDNFLRDALIEAGKQPQIALCTWVTNNNTPQFNGPSLPKKYKPSVAEPLIFYVYGSLEYTNSLVITEDDYFDFLMAVTRNERSQLASIPGAVSSALASQGALLLGFQPDDWDFRVLLKGILMQPGSSLNGTRVAVQVSPREGLIIDPDRASDYLAKYFIDAHQGKLHVFWGSAQAFIQSLTERCIEQGVIPPDA, from the coding sequence ATGCCGAAGAATGAATACTGTGAATTAGAGTTACGCTTGGCCTGGCATGATGAAAGCAGTTATCTGCTGGATGCACGGTTCATGAACCCAAGTAGTGATACGGAGAATGAACTGGTTGCGCCGGTGCGAATAACGTTTGACATGGCGCAACTTCGTGATGCCGTGCTTGATGCCGAGCGCTACGGAACATTATTGACCCACCTGTTGTTTTCCGGCGCCGGAAGTCCCTTGCGGGAAGCGTATGTCCATGCACGTATTGCCGCCGCCAGGCAACATGGATTGCGCGTGCGTTTGAATATTCAGAGCAGTGCGCCGGAACTTCACGCTTTACGTTGGGAAACCTTGCAGGATCCGGATGATAACAGCCGGCTGCTGGTGCAGGAGAATGTATGGTTTTCGCGCTTCCTCAGTGCCCGGGACTTTCGCTGGCAACCGCGTGCCGACAGCGGGGAAATCTCCACCTTGGTGGTGGTGGCCAACCCGGATGACTTGAACACGCGCTGGAACCTTGCGGCCATCGACAGTGCTGCCGAGCTGGCGCGGGTCACGAACGCGGTGAAGCTGGGCGAAGCGCGTGCGTCAACCAGCATACAGATACGCACCCTGGATAAACCCGCCTCGGTGTTCAATATTGCCACTGCCCTGAAGCACAAATACGCCGACGTCCTCTACATCATTTGCCACGGAGCGATTACCAGCGATGGCAAACCCCGGCTATTGCTCGAAAAAGAAGACAAGACTTCGCATTTCATCGAAGGCAAGGAGCTGGTCGAACGTATTCGAGACATGGATGAGCGGCCTCGCTTGATCATTCTCGCTTCCTGCGCCAGCGCCGGCGACGAACACGCCGGCGCATTGACCGCCATCGGTCCCAGCCTGGCGGCAGCGGGGGTGCCGGCGGTGATAGCCATGCAAGGTGCGATCACCCAGCGCACCAGCGCCATGTTCATCAGCACGCTGTTCGAGGAACTCGCCTGCCACGGCCAGATCGACCGTGCCGTGGCCGCTGCGCGCAGCCAGGTGCGCGGTGAAAGCGACTGGTGGATGCCGGTGCTGTTCATGCGCTTGCGCTCCGGGCGGTTGTGGCCGGCGTTTGCCCAGCCCGACGCCCAGTTCGACAGATGGAAAAGTATCGTCACCGATGTGGCCAAGGAAAAGTGCGTACCGATTCTGGGGCCCGGACTGGTGGAGTCGACACTGGGCAGCATGGGTAACATTGCCAAGAAGTGGGCGCAACTGTATGAGTTTCCGTTGGCCCCTCAACACCGCGATCGGATCGAGCATGTCGCCCAGTACTTGAAGTACCGGCAAAGTCCGAATGTGGTCGTGGCGGAACTTCAGTCGTATTTGATATCGCACATCCGTGAACGCTACAAGGAACAGCTGGCAATAGTGGAGGATGATCAGGGTGAACGGTTGCGCAATGGCAAGGACTCGGATCAAACCCTCAATGAGTTAATGGCTTTTGTTGGCCGTCATCAGCGCCAGCAGCATAAAGAAGATGTGCATCGATTATTGGCCAGGTTGCCAGTGCCGATTTACATCAATGCCAACCGGGATAATTTTCTCAGGGATGCTTTGATTGAAGCAGGTAAACAACCGCAGATTGCATTGTGTACCTGGGTGACCAATAACAATACGCCGCAGTTCAATGGCCCGTCGCTGCCGAAGAAATACAAACCCAGTGTCGCCGAACCGTTGATCTTTTATGTGTATGGCAGCCTCGAATATACCAACAGCCTGGTGATTACCGAAGATGATTATTTTGATTTCCTCATGGCGGTCACCCGCAATGAGCGCTCCCAGCTGGCCAGTATCCCGGGGGCGGTGTCCAGCGCGTTGGCGTCGCAAGGTGCACTGTTACTGGGATTTCAACCCGATGACTGGGACTTCCGGGTGCTGCTCAAAGGGATCCTGATGCAGCCGGGAAGCTCGCTTAACGGTACCCGCGTGGCGGTGCAGGTCAGCCCGCGTGAGGGCCTGATCATCGACCCGGACCGCGCCAGTGATTACCTCGCCAAGTATTTCATCGATGCCCACCAAGGCAAGCTTCACGTGTTCTGGGGCAGCGCCCAGGCGTTTATCCAGTCACTGACGGAACGTTGTATCGAACAAGGTGTAATCCCTCCTGACGCGTAA